CGCCGATCTCGGGCCAGCTGGTGAAGAAGCCTCGGCGGCCGGCGCCGCCCGCTGCCTCGCCGTGCTCCGCGACCATCGCGACTGCCCCTCCCCACCCGCCGCCCAGACCGAGCCCCTGGCAGAACCGCAGCAGCACCAGCAGGACCGGAGCCAGGGTGCCGAACGTCTGATAGCCGGGCAGGACGCCCATCAGGAAGGTCGAATTCCCATGAGCAGCACGGTGGCGACCAATGTGGACTTGCGTCCGTACCGGTCGCCGAGATGTCCGAATAGGATTCCGCCGAGCGGGCGGGCGACGAAGGCGACGACGTAGGTCGCGAACGCGAGCAGCGTGCCAGTCAGGGGATCGGTGTTCGGGAAGAAGACTTTGTTGAACACCAAGGCGGCGGACCCGTAAAGGAAAAAGTCGTACCACTCGATCGACGTGCCGACTAAGCTACGCCGCGCGCTACCAAGGCTCGGGTCGATGTCGATACCGGCAGTCCACTATGGATCTCGCTGGCGATGAGCAGAACGTCGGTGACCCAGGCGGCGTCCGCCTCGGCGACCACGACGGGAAGCGGATCGTAGTTGTGGGCGCTGTGCTGGCGCTCCAAAGCGATGGCGTCGGTCATCGGCCAGCCCACCACGGTCAACTGGTGCGGCAGGTCGTGCAGGAGTTCGTGCCCACCGGTGGTCACCAGCACCAGGTCCTCGATCTTGATCGCGCCGGTGTCGGCCGAGTAGGCGGGTGTCTCCAAGGCCAGCACCATGCCGGGCACGAGCAGTCGTTCCTCGGTGGCCGAGAGGTACGGCGGCTCTTCGTGGAAGGTGTCGATGCCCACGGAGTGGCCGTAGTGACCACGATTGAACCGCGGGTAGCCGTGATTGCGAATGTGTTGCTGTGCGGCGGTGAAGATCTCGTGCACCGGCACGCCCGGCCGAACCGCGTCGCGGGCCAGTTCCTTCATGCGCTTCGGCCAGCACGTCGTAAAGCTTGCGCGCCGCGGGGCGGGCCGTGCGGTAGGCGAAGGTCCGGCCGCCGTCGCCGCGATATCCGCCGACCGTGACTCCGCAGTCGAATTTGATCAGATCGCCGTCGGTGAGACCGTGCCCCTGTTCGGAATCGACTCCGATCTTGGTTCCGGATCCGACTGCGGGCAGCACCCACTGGTCCGTGTAATCCGCGTAACGCGGCGAGGACATCGCCTTGTCGAGCACGCCTTGCACATACCGGTGCCGCATGTCCAAAGCGGTCATCCCGGGTACATACCCGGATACGGCGTGCAACGTACCCGCTTCGGAGAGTTCGGTTGCCCGGCGGAGCCGTTCCACTTCGAAGTCGTACTTGACGCTTCGAAGCTCGTACAGGTCATCGGTCATATCCGCCCAGGACAGGTCCGGTGCGAACGACGCGACCCTGCTGACGGTGTCGTGCAGCACGTACCGCAGGTCGGTGCCGATGCGGCCATCGAGAAGGCCGCGATCGCCAAGAATCGAGCGCAGCAACGTGTCCTGCTCCTGGCGGTCGTACTGGGAGGGCCGCGGGGCGTGCGCGCCGCGCTGGGCCGACTCGCGCAGATCTTCGGCGTCGCGCAGCTCCACCCACACCCGGTAGGAGCGCACATCGGCGAATCCGGACACCTGGAACACCAGGTCGGGTTCGCCCTGTTCGAACGGAACCGGCGCAAGGTGGCGCTGACCAAGGCCGGCCGCACCCTGCTCGCCGAAACCCGCCGGGCCATCGCGCAGCCGGACCGGGTTCGGCTGACGGCGGAACGAATCCGCTCCGGCGAGGCCGGGCACGTGCGGATCGCCTTCGTCGGCTCCCGCGTTGTACGGAGTGCTACCCGCGGTAGTCCGCCGGTTACGCGAACAAGCACCGCAGGTGCGGCTTTCGGTCCACGAGATGGAATCCAATGACCAGCTGCGCGCGCTCGACGAAGACGTCATCGATCTGGGATTCGTCCGTCCCCCGCTACGCCGCCGCGACCTCG
The sequence above is a segment of the Saccharopolyspora phatthalungensis genome. Coding sequences within it:
- a CDS encoding M24 family metallopeptidase, giving the protein MKELARDAVRPGVPVHEIFTAAQQHIRNHGYPRFNRGHYGHSVGIDTFHEEPPYLSATEERLLVPGMVLALETPAYSADTGAIKIEDLVLVTTGGHELLHDLPHQLTVVGWPMTDAIALERQHSAHNYDPLPVVVAEADAAWVTDVLLIASEIHSGLPVSTSTRALVARGVA